The following are encoded together in the Roseivirga misakiensis genome:
- a CDS encoding regulatory protein RecX produces MHNFQARKPKKPLDLKTAKLKAADFCAYQERSQQEVRDKLYAYGLHEAEVEDIIVDLIVDGFINEERFAKAYAGGKFRVKGWGRRKIMQGLKQHRISEYCINKGLAEIDASDYYNTLLKHAEKKLPSVKGDSDYIVKGKLMQFLVTKGFEMDLIRDAVEEAFLNQGH; encoded by the coding sequence ATGCACAATTTCCAAGCGCGTAAACCTAAAAAGCCGCTCGATTTAAAAACCGCTAAACTAAAGGCGGCGGATTTCTGTGCTTATCAAGAACGTTCTCAACAAGAAGTACGCGACAAACTGTATGCCTATGGCTTGCACGAAGCTGAGGTAGAAGATATCATTGTGGATCTTATTGTAGACGGTTTTATCAATGAAGAACGCTTCGCGAAGGCCTATGCGGGGGGTAAATTTCGCGTAAAAGGCTGGGGCCGAAGAAAAATAATGCAGGGCCTAAAGCAACACCGAATTTCTGAATACTGCATAAACAAGGGCTTAGCTGAAATTGATGCGTCGGACTACTACAATACTTTACTGAAGCATGCCGAGAAGAAATTACCCTCAGTTAAAGGCGACTCTGACTATATAGTAAAAGGGAAGCTTATGCAGTTTCTAGTCACCAAAGGATTTGAAATGGACCTTATTCGTGATGCCGTCGAAGAGGCTTTTTTAAATCAAGGCCATTAA
- a CDS encoding response regulator transcription factor, whose translation MSEQTTILLAEDEVALGTIVKESLETRGFEVIYAEDGDMAMKLYESKKPELLVLDVMMPKKDGFTLVKEIRKMNDRIPIIFLTAKSRTEDVVEGFGYGANDYLKKPFSMEELIVRIKALLDRKQGSSASETVNIGKYAFNFSKQLLSYEGSEIMLTHREAQLLNELYRHKNELTERTLILNTLWGNDDFFSARSMDVFITKLRKKLTLDEEIQIMNVRGFGYKLVC comes from the coding sequence ATGTCAGAACAAACAACTATCCTATTGGCTGAAGATGAAGTGGCCCTCGGCACTATTGTAAAAGAGAGCTTAGAAACGCGTGGTTTCGAAGTTATTTATGCCGAAGATGGCGACATGGCCATGAAGCTTTATGAATCTAAAAAGCCAGAACTTTTGGTGTTGGACGTAATGATGCCCAAAAAAGATGGTTTTACGTTGGTGAAGGAAATTCGAAAAATGAACGACCGGATTCCAATCATCTTTCTAACTGCTAAATCTAGAACAGAAGATGTAGTGGAGGGTTTTGGCTATGGTGCAAATGATTACCTAAAAAAGCCTTTTAGTATGGAAGAACTAATTGTGCGGATTAAGGCACTTTTGGATCGTAAACAAGGGTCATCGGCATCGGAAACTGTGAATATTGGTAAATATGCGTTCAATTTCTCGAAGCAGTTGCTCTCTTATGAGGGTAGCGAAATTATGTTAACACATCGTGAGGCTCAATTGCTAAACGAATTGTATCGACATAAAAACGAATTAACCGAACGCACACTTATCCTGAATACACTCTGGGGAAACGATGATTTTTTCAGTGCCCGAAGTATGGATGTATTTATTACCAAGCTTAGAAAGAAGCTTACTCTTGATGAAGAAATTCAAATTATGAATGTGCGCGGGTTTGGCTACAAGCTCGTCTGTTAA